One Gossypium raimondii isolate GPD5lz chromosome 3, ASM2569854v1, whole genome shotgun sequence genomic window carries:
- the LOC128039955 gene encoding uncharacterized protein LOC128039955 yields MEKKQNESFSQYAQRWREVATQVQPPLLEKEVTMLFINTLKAPFINHILGSATKSFSDMVMSGEMIENAIRSGKIDAGESSKRPAPRKKESEVNNISTYSKSYSKPITVGPPRKTATSHQGPTRQEPNTRPNADRLQFTPISITYRELYQNLFDAHVVSPVYLKPIQPPYPKWYDVNAQCEYHEGIIGHSIENCTAFKKAMERFITIGIAKFGNPSEPNMAGNPLPNHSDKGVNAIIDSRGRRIKADIAEVKTPLRWVWRRMIDGGLIKQDRTERPEGSRKYCEFHTEEGHDIQKCTEFITMVQNLMDNKELEFYEEIKGLEEGEVYASEEGSTGKAQRLNHPVVIISRPRSIEAGVQMAPRVIIQKPVSFPYKDSKRVPWNYDCNVIIPGEENPVNASEEGNDVGFYTRSGKRYDPANTRVEPINGKALAVERGEAKTDRIESHLTNQ; encoded by the coding sequence ATGGAGAAAAAACAAAACGAGAGTTTCAGCCAGTACGCCCAACGATGGAGGGAGGTGGCAACGCAGGTCCAACCACCCCTTTTGGAAAAAGAGGTCACTATGCTTTTTATCAATACTTTGAAGGCCCCGTTCATCAACCACATATTGGGGAGTGCCACCAAGAGCTTCTCAGATATGGTAATGtctggtgaaatgattgaaaatgcaataAGAAGCGGTAAAATAGACGCAGGGGAAAGCTCTAAAAGACCAGCTCCAAGGAAAAAGGAAAGCGAGGTGAACAACATAAGCACATATAGCAAGAGTtattcaaaaccaatcactgttGGCCCTCCAAGAAAGACAGCCACTAGTCATCAGGGCCCCACAAGGCAAGAGCCCAACACAAGGCCTAACGCAGACAGACTTCAATTCACGCCCATTTCAATAACATATAGGGAATTGTATCAGAATTTATTCGATGCACACGTGGTATCTCCAGTTTATCTAAAACCCATACAACCTccataccccaaatggtacgacgtGAATGCCCAATGTGAGTACCATGAAGGAATAATAGGGCATTCGATTGAGAACTGCACTGCGTTTAAAAAGGCAATGGAAAGATTCATTACGATAGGGATTGCAAAGTTTGGCAACCCATCAGAACCAAACATGGCAGGGaatccgttacccaatcatTCTGATAAAGGGGTAAATGCGATAATTGATAGTAGGGGAAGAAGAATCAAAGCTGACATTGCGGAGGTAAAAACCCCACTGAGATGGGTTTGGAGAAGAATGATAGATGGAGGTCTCATCAAGCAAGATCGAACAGAAAGGCCTGAAGGATCGAGAAAGTATTGCGAGTTCCATACTGAAGAGGGCCATGATATCCAAAAATGCACAGAGTTCATAACCATGGTGCAAAATTTAATGGACAACAAAGAGTTGGAATTTTATGAGGAAATTAAAGGATTAGAGGAGGGAGAAGTTTATGCCTCGGAGGAAGGATCTACGGGAAAGGCCCAAAGGCTTAATCACCCGGTGGTGATTATTTCGAGGCCAAGGAGCATAGAAGCTGGAGTGCAAATGGCACCGAGGGTCATAATCCAAAAACCAGTATCCTTTCCTTACAAGGATAGCAAAAGGGTTCCTTGGAATTATGACTGCAATGTGATAATCCCGGGAGAGGAGAACCCGGTAAACGCTTCAGAGGAGGGTAATGATGTAGGCTTCTACACGCGTAGTGGAAAACGCTACGATCCAGCAAATACAAGAGTAGAGCCCATAAATGGAAAGGCCTTAGCAGTTGAGCGAGGGGAAGCAAAGACGGATAGAATTGAATCTCATTTAACAAATCAGTGA